The genomic stretch TCGATCCTACAGGTTTTATTTTCTTAAGAAGCATTGCTGATACTCGCATGTTTTATGGGAGCTTGTTTCCTGCGGTGTAGTTCAATCGTGTTATATCACCTAACAACTTGATATTGATATGAAATGAAGTCGCTTGTAAAAATACAACTTCGTGTTTTGACCAATTTGATGTAGAGAATGAAAGGAACCCCAATGCATTACGATGTATTCAATGGAGACGCAGACGGCATCATTGCGTTATTACAACTGCGTTTGAGTGAGCCGAAAGAGAGCGTGCTTATTACCGGCGTGAAGCGTGATATTAAGTTACTCTCTCAAGTCGTTGGTCAAAAGGATGTCTCTTCGGCCACGGTACTGGATGTGTCGATGGAGAAAAATCAGGATGCGTTACGTTCGCTGTTGGATGCCAAGGTCGATGTGTTCTATTGTGACCACCATCGTACAGGGGAAATGCCTTATTCTGCCCATCTTGAAACTTTAATCGACACAGCGCCAGAGTGCTGTACCAGTTTGTTGATCAACCAGAAGCTCAACGGTAAACATGTTGCGTGGGCAATTGCAGCAGCCTTCGGAGACAATTTAAAAGCTGTCGCGCTTAAACTCGCGCAAGAAAGTGGCTTTAACGAATCACAAATTGCGTTCTTGGAGGAGTTGGGTACCTTAGTCAATTATAACGGTTATGGAGCGTCACTTAGTGATCTCCACTTCACGCCTGTTGAGCTATATCAGACGCTTTATCAATACCCAAATCCATTTGATCTTTTGAGTGATGAAGAGTCGGTGTTCTACCGCTTACGTGCGGCTTACCAAAGTGACTTCCAACAAGTGTCGAACCTTACCCCTGCTTATGAGAGCCCTTCAGCACGTGTCTTTGAATTACCGAGCGAAACATGGGCGAGGCGTATTAGCGGTGTCTTTGGTAATGAGATCGTTAACCAAGATCCAAACCGTGCTCAAGCTGTACTAACAAAAAACCAAGATGGCGAATCTTACACGGTGAGCTTGCGAGCCCCTTTGTCGAATAGAACTGGTGCTGACGAGGTTTGTTCAAGTTTTACAACGGGCGGCGGTCGAAAAGCGGCGGCGGGTATCAATGTGCTGCCAGAGGCGGATAAGCAACGTTTTATTCAAGTATTAACGGATTACTATTCGAACACCGTCAGTTGATAGCAGCCGTTTATCTTGCGTAAATCCGTCAGCAGATAACGCTTTCACTTTATAGAGTTAGTCGGTGACTTGCTACTAAGAGGTTCCCTTCGGCTGTTGCTATACTTTTGTTCACATGTTCAACTTACTGTACAGCTTTTGAATCAGCGTTTATAATTGTGCCATAAAATGTACATGTCGAGGTTTATATGCGAATCGTATCTTTTACTGAAGCAAGGAACAGTCTTAAATCTGTACTAGATGGGGTGGTGGACGATGCTGATACCACGGTGATCACTCGTCGCGATTCCGAAGATGCTGTCGTTATGTCTTTAGACTATTACAACAGTTTGATGGAAACGGTGCACTTGCTGCGCTCACCCAAGAATGCGGAGCATTTGAGTCGTTCTATTGAGCAATACCGTCATGGTAAGACAACGGAGCGAGAATTAATCGATGAGTAGTAGTCAGCGCCTGCTCTCATGGACTGATGAGGCGTGGAACGACTATTTATACTGGCAAACTCAAGATAAGAAAACACTAAAACGAGTCAACAAACTCATCAATGATGTCAAGCGGTCACCTTTTGAAGGTATTGGAAAGCCAGAACCGTTAAAAGAGAATCTTTCGGGGTTTTGGTCTAGGCGAATTGATGAAACTAATCGATTGGTGTATGCCGTAGATGATCAAGCGACCACAGTCATTTCATGTCGCTACCATTACTAGTAATCGACGAGTTTAGTCAGATACTTGGTCTTGCCAAGTTTCAAAGATTTTTAATTTGAGGTTATGTATCATCGTGATGGCTCAAACAGTTCGGCTAGCTGAGTATGTCAACTAACCGAAGTGCGTTCATATCAGTAATAGGTATCTTGCTTAAGCTTCATTTGCTTGCGTATTACTTGGTAAAGGTCTTTCGCCTTTCTCAGGGATGATAGCCATTAATCCAGTAATAATGAGGGCGGCGATACCTGACATGGTGACCGGAGACCCGAAGATACTTTGAACCAATTTGGGTGCCTCTTTTAGCAAGTCAGGCACAAGCATTACGCCAAGGCCTAAACCAAAAGAGATGGCGATCGTCATAATACGACGGCGATCTAACTCCTGATTAGCAATAATCTTAATGCCTGCTGCAGCGACAGTACCGAACATCACCAACGTCGCACCTCCTAATACCGGTTTTGGAATAGTCATTAACACTGCTCCTAACACTGGAAACATCCCCAATAAGAATAGAATGCCCGCGATAAAGTAACCGATGTATCGACTGGCGATACCCGTAAAGTGAATAACACCGTTATTCTGGCTGAAAGTGGTATTTGGAAAGGTGTTGAATACCGCAGCAATGAGCGAGTTAACGCCATCACCTAGTACACCAGCTTTAAGACGTTTTATGTATTTAGGTCCTTGGATAGGTTGGCCTGAGAACATACTGTTTGCCGTCAAGTCACCTGTAGACTCAATAGCTGTGATTAGGTAAATGAAGGCGATTGGTAAGAACGCTTGCCAGTCGAAAGCAAAACCGTATTTGAATGGTACAGGAATGCTCAACAACGGCTGCGAAGCGAAGTCAGGCATAGATGCTTTACCCATGGCAATCGCGATTGCCCACCCAATGCTTAAACCTATCAAGATAGACGACAGCCTTACCATGATGTTCTGACTCAGATTTAAAGCGACGATGACACCAAGAACGATTGCACCAAGCATCAGATTGCTCGGAGCACCAAAGTCTTCTGCACCAAACCCTCCTGCGATATCGGTAATTCCAACCTTAATTAGAGAGATACCAATAGTGGTAATAACAATGCCAGTCACAACTGGCGTGATGACGACTTTCAGTTTATCGATAAAGCGAGAAAGCGCGATTTCAACGAAGGCACCCAAAAAGCAGACGCCAAAAATAGTTGCTAACATCTCATCTGGGCCACCCCCATTGGCTTTAACGAGAAAGCCCGCCCCCAACACTGAGCCTAAAAATGCGAAACTGGTGCCTTGTACACAGATCATCCCGGCGCCGACAGGGCCGATTCGCTTCGCCTGAATAAAGGTGCCAACGCCAGAAACCATCAAGGCCATACTAATCAGGAAAGGGATATGTTCTCCCAAACCCAATACGCCGCCGATAATGAGAGTGGGTGTGATAATGCCAACAAAGCTAGCCAAAACGTGTTGAAGTGCCGCATAGCTGGCGGCTTTCACCGACGGGCGATCATCCAGTCCGTAGATCAATTCACTGTTACGTTGTTCCATGTGATTTCCTTAATGTATTTATTATTGTATACAATTCTTAATCAACATAGTGAGCAATATACGTACCAATGATGAAATGCCCTTATATCGGGACGCCAGATATCAAACCATGCTGGTGTTGCACTAAAAGTTGCCAACCTTGGTCGCTGTTGGTGCAATTAAACACATGTTTCGTCGAGAGTATGTTCCTAGTCTTTTCCTTCTTGAGGAGGGTGTGCACCGCTCGTTGATTTGTGTAGCGTGATAGCAGGTCCTGTTAACTCGGTTGTCATG from Vibrio pelagius encodes the following:
- a CDS encoding DHH family phosphoesterase is translated as MHYDVFNGDADGIIALLQLRLSEPKESVLITGVKRDIKLLSQVVGQKDVSSATVLDVSMEKNQDALRSLLDAKVDVFYCDHHRTGEMPYSAHLETLIDTAPECCTSLLINQKLNGKHVAWAIAAAFGDNLKAVALKLAQESGFNESQIAFLEELGTLVNYNGYGASLSDLHFTPVELYQTLYQYPNPFDLLSDEESVFYRLRAAYQSDFQQVSNLTPAYESPSARVFELPSETWARRISGVFGNEIVNQDPNRAQAVLTKNQDGESYTVSLRAPLSNRTGADEVCSSFTTGGGRKAAAGINVLPEADKQRFIQVLTDYYSNTVS
- a CDS encoding type II toxin-antitoxin system Phd/YefM family antitoxin yields the protein MRIVSFTEARNSLKSVLDGVVDDADTTVITRRDSEDAVVMSLDYYNSLMETVHLLRSPKNAEHLSRSIEQYRHGKTTERELIDE
- a CDS encoding Txe/YoeB family addiction module toxin, encoding MSSSQRLLSWTDEAWNDYLYWQTQDKKTLKRVNKLINDVKRSPFEGIGKPEPLKENLSGFWSRRIDETNRLVYAVDDQATTVISCRYHY
- a CDS encoding nucleobase:cation symporter-2 family protein, which codes for MEQRNSELIYGLDDRPSVKAASYAALQHVLASFVGIITPTLIIGGVLGLGEHIPFLISMALMVSGVGTFIQAKRIGPVGAGMICVQGTSFAFLGSVLGAGFLVKANGGGPDEMLATIFGVCFLGAFVEIALSRFIDKLKVVITPVVTGIVITTIGISLIKVGITDIAGGFGAEDFGAPSNLMLGAIVLGVIVALNLSQNIMVRLSSILIGLSIGWAIAIAMGKASMPDFASQPLLSIPVPFKYGFAFDWQAFLPIAFIYLITAIESTGDLTANSMFSGQPIQGPKYIKRLKAGVLGDGVNSLIAAVFNTFPNTTFSQNNGVIHFTGIASRYIGYFIAGILFLLGMFPVLGAVLMTIPKPVLGGATLVMFGTVAAAGIKIIANQELDRRRIMTIAISFGLGLGVMLVPDLLKEAPKLVQSIFGSPVTMSGIAALIITGLMAIIPEKGERPLPSNTQANEA